In a single window of the Campylobacter iguaniorum genome:
- the selB gene encoding selenocysteine-specific translation elongation factor: MTNLIIGTSGHIDHGKTALIRALNGFEGDKTKDELERGITIDLSFSHLQNEDTNIAFIDVPGHENLVKTMISGAYGFDACMLVVASNEGIKAQTKEHIEILNLLGVKNIILVITKCDLSSKSEQISLQENIFELIKEYPNLSIYETFFVSIKDENSINELRNYLFTLKPKFHDESTIFRYYIDRVFSLKGHGTIVTGSVISGVLKAGEKILNLDLGETFTVRSIQIHDQNVSIATPPNRVAINLSGNKLDKIQKGQILSKKGFWRRFNQIDAKVSSSLLKHGDEVLFCVGSAQFKAKAVNLKDDFWTFKFSQNVFLQFKEKFIILQNNHAIGGGEVLSSVLEPLKKEQKIELLKALNKNDFETAFLMLAKVHKHGFGLISAVQRFALSTTEALQIAHKLEGLFIDDEIACIYSQDALLDIKKFIEFLIHKNPNALFSPTSINLKLTWASVPLIEVVLNDLEQSKIVQKNGGIYAKFGADFDKLNENVVDQIYNILLKQSFTPDAPYNIYDSLDIDRITGDNALKMLTKSKKIIRLEHNLFISAAALNEVMSLLRNIIKIEGKVNITSAKNHLNLSRKYALAYLEYLDNFADIKKFENDRLFI; this comes from the coding sequence ATGACTAATCTAATAATCGGAACTTCAGGTCACATAGATCATGGCAAAACAGCCTTAATAAGGGCATTAAACGGCTTTGAAGGAGATAAGACAAAAGACGAGTTAGAGCGTGGAATTACCATAGATCTTAGCTTTTCTCATCTCCAAAATGAGGATACAAATATAGCTTTCATCGACGTCCCAGGACATGAAAATTTAGTCAAAACAATGATAAGTGGCGCGTATGGATTTGATGCTTGTATGCTGGTTGTGGCTAGCAATGAGGGTATAAAAGCCCAAACAAAAGAGCATATCGAAATACTAAATTTACTTGGCGTTAAAAACATCATTTTAGTCATCACAAAGTGTGATTTATCAAGCAAATCTGAGCAAATTTCACTACAAGAAAATATTTTTGAGCTGATAAAAGAATACCCAAATTTAAGCATTTATGAGACGTTTTTTGTAAGTATAAAAGACGAAAATAGCATAAATGAGCTAAGGAATTATCTCTTTACTCTAAAACCAAAATTTCACGATGAAAGCACTATTTTTAGGTACTACATCGATAGGGTTTTTAGTCTCAAAGGTCACGGCACGATCGTCACAGGATCAGTCATCTCTGGCGTTTTAAAAGCCGGCGAAAAGATTTTAAATCTAGATCTAGGCGAGACTTTCACGGTTCGCTCTATCCAGATCCACGACCAAAACGTAAGCATAGCCACGCCGCCAAACAGAGTAGCAATAAACCTAAGTGGCAACAAGCTAGACAAGATCCAAAAGGGGCAAATTCTAAGCAAAAAAGGCTTTTGGCGCAGATTTAACCAAATCGATGCTAAGGTCAGCTCAAGCTTGCTTAAGCACGGCGATGAAGTGCTATTTTGCGTGGGTTCAGCGCAGTTTAAAGCTAAAGCTGTAAATTTAAAAGATGATTTTTGGACGTTTAAATTTAGCCAAAATGTCTTTTTGCAATTCAAAGAAAAATTTATCATCTTGCAAAATAACCATGCCATAGGCGGCGGCGAGGTTTTGAGCTCAGTTTTGGAGCCACTTAAAAAAGAGCAAAAGATTGAGCTTTTAAAAGCCCTTAACAAAAATGATTTTGAAACGGCATTTTTAATGCTGGCAAAAGTCCATAAACACGGCTTTGGACTAATCTCAGCAGTGCAAAGATTTGCCTTAAGCACTACTGAAGCCCTGCAAATCGCTCACAAGCTTGAAGGCCTATTTATCGATGATGAGATCGCTTGTATCTACTCGCAAGACGCACTTTTGGACATTAAAAAATTTATAGAGTTTTTGATACACAAAAACCCAAACGCGCTTTTTTCGCCAACTAGCATAAACTTAAAGCTCACGTGGGCTTCGGTTCCACTTATTGAAGTTGTTTTAAATGATTTAGAACAAAGCAAAATCGTGCAAAAAAACGGTGGAATTTACGCCAAATTTGGAGCTGATTTTGACAAGCTAAACGAAAATGTGGTCGATCAAATTTACAACATTTTGTTGAAGCAATCATTTACTCCAGACGCTCCGTACAACATCTACGATAGCCTAGATATCGACCGCATTACAGGCGATAACGCTCTAAAAATGCTAACAAAATCAAAAAAAATCATAAGGCTTGAGCATAATCTTTTCATAAGTGCTGCGGCTTTAAATGAAGTGATGAGCCTACTAAGAAATATCATCAAAATTGAAGGCAAAGTCAATATCACAAGTGCGAAAAATCATCTAAATTTAAGCAGAAAATACGCCCTTGCTTATCTCGAATATCTTGATAATTTTGCAGATATTAAGAAATTTGAAAACGATAGGCTTTTTATTTAG
- a CDS encoding thioredoxin domain-containing protein has translation MKKVIACSVAAASFAFGASDAQILELFSAAKDQGLSVTIDSKTKVADGKFEQIVVKISDGSQSQNQVLFSDGKYLFPDIIDTDKKLSYANEFNDQNQKAEMKAGYKKLAEVIKSLDKSKIITLGNDPAKATKYLFTDPLCPYCRLELADIEKELETSNLKVILAPIQSHGIEAVKKSIAIMNEVKDLKSDSDKIKVFRKYFAEDAKTPTGISDEQVKKEQENIMRYFETGAIRGVPAFVNESDLK, from the coding sequence ATGAAAAAAGTTATTGCTTGTAGCGTTGCTGCTGCGAGTTTTGCATTTGGAGCAAGTGATGCTCAGATTTTAGAGCTTTTTAGTGCTGCAAAAGATCAAGGATTAAGCGTCACAATAGACTCAAAAACCAAAGTCGCAGATGGCAAATTTGAACAAATTGTTGTCAAAATCAGCGACGGAAGCCAAAGCCAAAATCAAGTTTTATTTAGCGATGGTAAATATCTGTTTCCAGATATCATAGACACAGACAAAAAGCTATCTTATGCCAATGAGTTTAACGACCAAAACCAAAAAGCCGAGATGAAAGCTGGCTACAAAAAACTGGCAGAAGTCATCAAATCTCTTGATAAATCAAAAATCATAACTCTAGGAAATGACCCTGCAAAAGCTACAAAATATCTTTTCACAGATCCACTTTGTCCATACTGTAGACTTGAGCTTGCCGATATAGAAAAAGAGCTTGAAACTTCAAATTTAAAAGTCATCTTAGCTCCGATTCAAAGCCACGGCATAGAAGCTGTTAAAAAATCAATAGCGATAATGAACGAAGTAAAAGACCTAAAAAGCGATAGCGACAAGATAAAAGTGTTTAGAAAATACTTTGCCGAGGACGCCAAAACACCAACAGGCATAAGCGATGAGCAAGTCAAAAAAGAGCAAGAAAACATAATGAGATATTTTGAAACTGGAGCCATAAGAGGCGTCCCTGCGTTTGTAAACGAGAGTGATTTGAAATAA
- the pseF gene encoding pseudaminic acid cytidylyltransferase — translation MRSICVIPARGGSKRIPHKNIVDFFGKPLISYAIQTAKKAEIFDEIIVSTDDEDIANISIKYGANVPNLRPKELSDDFTSSDEVEDFVVKEFIKQGQYFDISCQLYATAVLLKPQFLKLGYKALLNDKNLQYSLGVCEFPSTIFRSFELIDDKCKMFYPNHYLTRSQDLPKAYFDAGQFCFRRLNIPREINVFDKCTKAIILPRELVCDIDTMQDLEFAKKLYAISIKDKND, via the coding sequence ATGAGAAGTATTTGCGTCATTCCTGCACGTGGTGGAAGCAAAAGAATTCCACACAAAAATATAGTAGATTTTTTCGGCAAACCACTTATAAGTTATGCCATACAAACAGCCAAAAAAGCTGAAATTTTTGATGAAATCATAGTTTCTACAGACGATGAAGATATTGCAAATATATCTATCAAATATGGTGCAAACGTACCAAATCTTCGTCCAAAAGAGCTCAGTGATGATTTTACAAGCAGTGATGAAGTAGAAGATTTTGTTGTCAAAGAGTTTATAAAGCAAGGACAATATTTTGATATATCATGTCAACTCTATGCTACTGCAGTCTTGCTTAAACCACAATTTTTAAAACTAGGCTATAAAGCACTTCTTAATGATAAAAATTTACAATACAGTCTTGGGGTTTGCGAATTTCCCTCCACTATCTTTAGATCATTTGAACTAATAGATGATAAATGCAAAATGTTCTATCCAAATCATTATCTTACTCGTTCGCAAGACTTACCAAAAGCATATTTTGATGCTGGACAATTTTGTTTTAGACGTCTAAATATCCCAAGAGAAATAAATGTATTTGATAAATGTACAAAAGCCATAATATTGCCACGCGAGTTAGTCTGCGATATAGACACTATGCAAGATTTGGAATTTGCCAAAAAACTTTACGCTATTAGTATAAAGGATAAAAATGACTAA
- a CDS encoding ATP-grasp domain-containing protein translates to MTKLNFPLVVKPSDRSAGRGVKKVNNINELKQAFKEAKEISNNKIVLIEEVLSGQQFSIETISSNKKHQIIAITEEFFREGVNEGDYLETQHLIPARIDEISKEMIQTEIFKILDAFDVKFGASHIELKFKNNKIKIIEVASRMGGLRNTMVRDAYDTDYNKLLLDSSLKKNIFLENQTVKFNSIAKFIYTKNDYEVYKNIKANYNSLITDDFVNANDSTNFSYASNLLDSKGFYYIKIPLRQDPDTLLKD, encoded by the coding sequence ATGACTAAACTCAATTTCCCACTAGTCGTAAAACCAAGCGATAGAAGTGCTGGGCGTGGCGTAAAAAAAGTAAATAATATAAATGAATTAAAACAAGCGTTCAAAGAGGCAAAAGAAATATCAAATAATAAGATTGTTTTGATTGAAGAGGTTTTAAGCGGACAACAATTTAGCATAGAGACAATATCATCAAATAAAAAACATCAAATAATAGCCATAACTGAGGAATTCTTTCGCGAAGGCGTAAATGAAGGAGACTATTTAGAAACACAACATTTGATTCCAGCTAGGATTGATGAGATTAGTAAAGAGATGATCCAAACTGAAATTTTTAAGATTTTAGATGCATTTGATGTCAAATTTGGAGCTTCTCACATAGAGCTTAAATTTAAAAACAATAAAATAAAAATCATAGAAGTCGCCAGCAGAATGGGTGGTCTTAGAAATACAATGGTACGCGACGCTTACGATACAGATTACAACAAACTACTTTTAGATTCAAGTTTGAAAAAAAATATTTTTTTAGAAAATCAAACAGTCAAATTTAACTCTATTGCTAAATTTATTTACACTAAAAATGATTACGAAGTCTATAAAAATATCAAGGCAAATTACAACTCACTCATAACAGATGATTTTGTGAATGCCAATGATAGCACTAATTTTTCATACGCATCAAATTTACTTGACTCAAAAGGCTTTTATTATATCAAAATCCCTCTTAGACAAGATCCAGATACTTTGCTTAAGGATTAA
- a CDS encoding ATP-grasp domain-containing protein, with protein MEHYFIIGGGSLQLEFLRVVKQNGFVTHCFDYDPNCICKDECDIFHLISIDEKDKILELAKTYNIAGIGTTATELGNITVCYVGEKLGLGTNSYETALNTTDKSRMKKIFTKFNIPTAKYIEISNDDEFEALLKDLGGGVVKFVVKPSDRSAGRGVKKVNNINELKQAFKEAKEISNNKIVLIEEVLSGQQFSIETISSNKKHQIIAITEEFFREGVNEGDYLETQHLIPARIDEISKEMIQTEIFKILDAFDIKFGACHIEIKLDGDKINIIEIASRMGGWRNVLIENSYCINYNYLLLQTSLKNALPKIDKFPNFYCLVKIIFTQLDYDFYKFMKQNRSSMIVNDNVSITDETKFKYSSDLLDAKGYYYIKIPKNDNPNLYIKQDIATF; from the coding sequence ATGGAACATTATTTTATAATCGGTGGCGGAAGTTTGCAGCTAGAGTTTTTGCGTGTAGTAAAACAAAATGGTTTTGTAACCCATTGTTTTGACTACGATCCAAACTGTATTTGCAAGGACGAATGTGATATATTTCACCTAATTAGCATTGATGAAAAAGACAAAATCCTAGAACTTGCTAAAACATACAATATAGCAGGTATCGGCACTACAGCTACTGAGCTAGGCAATATCACAGTGTGCTATGTCGGTGAAAAGCTAGGGCTTGGGACGAACTCTTATGAAACAGCTCTAAACACTACAGATAAGAGCAGAATGAAAAAAATCTTTACTAAATTCAATATCCCAACAGCAAAATATATAGAAATTTCAAATGATGATGAGTTTGAAGCGCTTTTAAAAGACTTAGGGGGGGGGGTAGTTAAGTTTGTCGTAAAACCAAGCGATAGAAGTGCTGGGCGTGGCGTAAAAAAAGTAAATAATATAAATGAATTAAAACAAGCGTTCAAAGAGGCAAAAGAAATATCAAATAATAAGATTGTTTTGATTGAAGAGGTTTTAAGCGGACAACAATTTAGCATAGAGACAATATCATCAAATAAAAAACATCAAATAATAGCCATAACTGAGGAATTCTTTCGCGAAGGCGTAAATGAAGGAGACTATTTAGAAACACAACATTTGATTCCAGCTAGGATTGATGAGATTAGTAAAGAGATGATCCAAACTGAAATTTTTAAGATTTTAGATGCATTTGATATTAAATTTGGTGCTTGCCATATAGAAATAAAATTAGATGGAGATAAAATAAATATCATAGAAATAGCAAGCAGGATGGGCGGCTGGAGAAATGTACTTATAGAAAATTCTTACTGCATCAACTACAATTATTTGCTTTTGCAAACTAGTTTAAAAAATGCACTTCCAAAAATAGACAAATTTCCAAATTTCTACTGCTTAGTTAAGATAATTTTTACACAGCTTGATTATGATTTTTATAAATTTATGAAACAAAATAGATCATCTATGATAGTAAATGACAATGTATCTATCACGGATGAGACTAAATTTAAATACTCATCAGACCTGCTTGATGCAAAAGGATATTACTATATCAAAATACCAAAAAATGATAATCCAAATTTATATATCAAACAAGACATAGCTACTTTTTAG
- a CDS encoding methyltransferase domain-containing protein, with translation MNLDEKLKKSQRLEGKTYYITEYLYRVLIIQRFILLPLVKTKITPNQITIVSFLFVSLCFYYIFTHQNLLAGLSFFIYSLLDHIDGMLARYKNLSSKIGHYLDVFVDEIAFNAVFIVLYISYDIDIFALLAVLIMMNLHGLVCTFYIVKKLRKLKQIYRFGIKKFLFERGFILGIDASLLAILIVCAITTQYYDAFFYLIAALFLIDVVYRYFELRANISINDSIGNLYWENFYKANSIPFAHSLFSSFCLDNYFLKNYSLLELGCGNGRDAVFLSKNGIKVTAVDACKNEIEFLQKKYQNNSLHFKCENFCELATENESYDVVYSRFTIHSINASQQKKLFSWVVSALKTNGLFCIEVRGMKNSLFGKGEEISENEYIFQDHYRRFLDFDMLCNDLKCLGFQIIFAKEDKGFAPFEDEDDVFIRVIAKK, from the coding sequence ATGAATTTAGATGAAAAATTGAAAAAATCACAAAGGTTAGAAGGAAAGACTTATTATATTACAGAGTATTTATATCGCGTACTTATTATACAACGATTTATTTTATTGCCGTTAGTAAAAACTAAAATTACTCCAAATCAAATAACAATAGTAAGTTTTTTATTTGTTTCACTTTGTTTTTACTATATTTTTACTCATCAAAATTTATTAGCCGGTTTATCATTTTTTATATATAGTCTATTAGATCATATTGATGGAATGCTAGCAAGATATAAAAATTTATCTAGTAAAATTGGTCACTATCTTGATGTTTTTGTCGATGAAATAGCATTTAATGCAGTTTTTATTGTTCTTTATATTTCTTATGATATTGATATATTCGCACTTTTAGCTGTTTTAATTATGATGAATTTGCATGGGTTGGTATGCACTTTTTATATAGTCAAAAAATTAAGAAAGCTAAAACAAATTTATAGATTTGGTATTAAAAAATTTCTTTTTGAACGTGGTTTTATATTGGGAATAGATGCAAGTTTGCTTGCAATTTTAATAGTTTGTGCTATTACAACACAGTATTATGATGCGTTTTTTTACCTAATTGCCGCGCTATTTTTAATAGATGTTGTATATAGATATTTTGAATTACGTGCAAATATTTCTATTAATGATAGTATAGGAAATTTATATTGGGAAAACTTTTATAAAGCTAATAGCATTCCATTTGCCCACTCATTATTTTCTAGTTTTTGTTTAGACAATTATTTTTTAAAAAATTACTCATTGCTTGAACTCGGTTGCGGCAATGGTAGGGATGCTGTATTTTTATCAAAAAATGGCATTAAAGTAACTGCTGTAGACGCTTGCAAAAATGAAATAGAATTTCTACAAAAAAAATATCAAAACAATAGCTTGCATTTTAAATGTGAAAATTTTTGTGAATTAGCTACAGAAAATGAATCTTACGATGTTGTGTATTCACGTTTTACTATTCACAGTATTAATGCTTCTCAGCAAAAAAAGCTTTTTTCTTGGGTTGTTTCCGCGTTGAAAACTAATGGATTATTTTGTATAGAAGTTCGCGGTATGAAGAATTCTTTATTTGGAAAAGGTGAAGAAATTAGCGAAAACGAATATATTTTCCAAGATCATTATCGTAGATTCTTAGATTTTGATATGCTTTGTAATGATTTAAAATGTCTTGGTTTTCAAATCATTTTCGCCAAAGAAGATAAAGGTTTTGCTCCTTTTGAAGATGAAGATGATGTTTTTATTAGAGTCATTGCTAAAAAGTAG
- the pseG gene encoding UDP-2,4-diacetamido-2,4,6-trideoxy-beta-L-altropyranose hydrolase has translation MKILLYANGGECIGLGHIMRMLVLCDSLKMFDVCFVSDNKIEYQTGHHIVEKCGFNLIKINNLSDIFVLKADFLIVDSYDVPASFFTEIKTKFKKVMCIDDECELEFYDVDYIFNQNLYARQLDYKISKRTKLIFDYCSLRDEFFNTQKIKINENIKNIFLTLGGSDDNNLTKKIIVNLQKFLEDNGITLNVAITNAFKFKDEVRSLQNTFIKCHDNADMSKLMSMCDIGICGLGQTTYEFLCLGVPIIGITLAKNQENLAKFGVEMGMLVNAKDDEILRILQNLNYQKRLAIRENINSKFNIHRTSELDFNKIFY, from the coding sequence ATGAAAATTCTACTATACGCAAATGGTGGAGAGTGTATAGGGCTAGGTCATATTATGCGTATGCTTGTACTTTGTGATAGTCTAAAAATGTTTGATGTATGTTTTGTAAGTGATAATAAAATAGAGTATCAAACGGGGCATCACATAGTTGAAAAGTGTGGATTTAATTTGATAAAAATCAACAACTTAAGTGATATTTTTGTTTTGAAAGCTGATTTTTTAATAGTGGATAGTTATGATGTGCCTGCTAGTTTTTTTACAGAAATAAAAACTAAGTTTAAAAAAGTTATGTGTATAGATGACGAATGCGAACTTGAATTTTATGATGTAGATTATATTTTTAATCAAAATCTATATGCAAGGCAGTTGGATTATAAAATATCTAAAAGAACTAAGCTTATATTTGATTATTGTTCACTAAGAGATGAATTTTTTAATACTCAAAAAATTAAAATAAATGAAAATATAAAAAATATATTTCTTACTCTTGGTGGTAGTGATGACAATAATTTAACCAAAAAAATTATTGTAAATTTGCAAAAATTTTTAGAAGATAATGGTATCACGCTAAACGTAGCTATAACTAATGCATTTAAATTTAAAGATGAAGTAAGAAGTTTGCAAAATACATTCATAAAATGTCACGATAACGCTGATATGTCAAAACTAATGAGTATGTGTGATATAGGTATATGTGGATTAGGGCAGACTACTTATGAATTTTTATGTTTAGGAGTTCCTATTATCGGAATAACGCTAGCAAAAAATCAAGAAAATTTAGCTAAATTTGGTGTTGAAATGGGAATGCTAGTAAATGCAAAAGATGATGAAATTTTAAGAATTTTACAAAATTTAAATTATCAAAAGCGTTTAGCAATAAGAGAAAATATTAATAGCAAATTTAATATACATCGCACTAGCGAATTAGATTTTAATAAAATATTTTACTAA
- a CDS encoding class I SAM-dependent methyltransferase: MQNQNEWCELHKEKRHQPKYPSDDVVTFVFRNFTRGGTILDLGCGAGRHVKFLAEAGYNAYGCDYSSNGIIATKSLLDENSLNANLEVASVSDLPYSDNFFDGLICYGVLYYNSKEIIQKAADEIRRVLKPEAKAYVVVRNLNDYRYEKSIKQDRYQVIINESDSAKSAFKENGMPMYFFDKDEVKRLFYKFSKIEINRILKSHENDSFADDDYMITLVK; the protein is encoded by the coding sequence ATGCAAAATCAAAATGAATGGTGTGAGCTTCACAAAGAAAAACGTCATCAACCAAAATATCCAAGTGATGATGTTGTAACTTTTGTATTTAGGAATTTCACCAGAGGTGGAACAATATTAGATCTTGGTTGTGGTGCTGGAAGACATGTAAAGTTTCTAGCAGAAGCTGGCTATAATGCTTATGGGTGTGACTATTCATCAAATGGTATTATTGCCACTAAAAGTTTATTGGATGAGAATTCTTTAAATGCAAATCTTGAAGTAGCTAGTGTAAGTGATCTGCCATATAGTGATAATTTTTTTGATGGATTAATATGCTATGGTGTTCTTTACTATAACTCAAAAGAGATAATCCAAAAGGCAGCAGACGAGATAAGAAGGGTATTGAAGCCAGAGGCAAAAGCTTATGTGGTGGTTAGAAATCTAAATGATTATAGATATGAAAAAAGTATAAAACAAGATAGATATCAAGTTATTATCAATGAAAGTGATAGTGCAAAATCAGCATTTAAAGAAAATGGAATGCCGATGTATTTTTTTGATAAAGATGAAGTAAAACGCTTGTTTTATAAATTCTCAAAAATAGAAATAAATAGAATTCTAAAATCACATGAAAATGATAGTTTTGCAGATGATGATTATATGATTACTTTGGTAAAATAA
- a CDS encoding DegT/DnrJ/EryC1/StrS family aminotransferase, translating into MNGLEKSISLKFNAKDCIYTASGTSALYSCFRHLKDIGCKNILIPNIICPQVSCASIKAGLEPIFGDINLDNFTLSFDSVKESYERFGFKSLVLAHIYGHICDERIIDFCKEKSIFIVEDCAQTYKIDKNSDFAILSFGHTKFLQNEMGGGAVLSNKYLDKIRFINDTLTLRPSNYIKAFDEYRNRYYAIDKHKADYYNKIRELLLEYTLLYKESENEVLEEKLNRLDDIYIARRKKAKIYQSELKHQFIINPKISNDTVPWRWTFRFIGQNRDEFLQKLRSKNIDCSSWYECNDKIFNGKCCDLKNSRIFEKQVVNLWLDESISENQIKQNIDIILKTI; encoded by the coding sequence ATGAATGGTCTTGAAAAAAGTATTTCTTTAAAATTTAATGCAAAAGATTGCATATATACTGCCTCTGGAACCAGTGCGTTATATTCTTGTTTCAGACACTTAAAAGATATTGGTTGCAAAAATATATTGATACCAAACATTATTTGTCCGCAAGTCTCTTGTGCCTCTATTAAAGCTGGTCTTGAGCCTATTTTTGGAGATATAAATTTAGATAATTTTACACTTAGTTTTGATAGTGTTAAAGAGAGCTATGAAAGATTTGGTTTTAAGTCGCTTGTTTTGGCTCATATCTACGGTCATATATGTGATGAAAGAATAATAGATTTTTGTAAAGAAAAGTCTATATTTATAGTAGAAGACTGTGCTCAAACATATAAAATAGATAAAAACTCAGATTTTGCTATATTAAGTTTTGGTCATACCAAATTTTTACAAAATGAAATGGGGGGGGGTGCGGTTTTGAGTAATAAATACTTAGATAAGATAAGGTTTATAAATGATACCTTGACTTTACGCCCTAGCAACTATATAAAGGCTTTTGATGAGTATAGGAATAGGTATTATGCTATAGATAAGCATAAAGCAGACTATTATAATAAAATTAGAGAGTTGCTTTTAGAATATACACTTTTATATAAAGAAAGCGAAAATGAAGTTTTAGAAGAAAAGTTAAACAGGCTTGATGATATTTATATCGCTAGGAGAAAAAAGGCTAAAATTTATCAAAGTGAGTTAAAACATCAATTTATCATAAATCCTAAAATTTCTAATGACACTGTGCCTTGGAGATGGACTTTTCGCTTTATAGGTCAAAATAGAGATGAATTTCTACAAAAATTACGAAGTAAAAATATAGATTGTAGTTCATGGTATGAGTGTAATGATAAGATTTTTAATGGAAAGTGTTGTGATCTTAAGAACTCTAGAATCTTTGAAAAACAAGTAGTAAATTTATGGCTTGATGAAAGTATAAGCGAAAATCAAATTAAGCAAAATATCGATATAATCTTAAAAACTATATAA
- the pseI gene encoding pseudaminic acid synthase yields the protein MNYQSSRPYIIAEMSANHCGDKNLAFKIIKAAKEAGADAVKVQTYTADTITIDCKDKIFMTREDGLWAGQTLYDLYKKAYTPWEWQSELKIYADEIGIDFFSTPFDFSAVDFLESINVPMYKIASFEAIDYPLIKYAAKFKKPMIISTGISSLEEIYEAIETCKSAGNNDITILKCTSSYPAKIEDMNLATIKDMLEKFSPMGVKVGLSDHSMSLEVPITAVALGASVIEKHFTIDRTLGGEDSGFSLNRDEFKAMSSAVKNTYKALGRVNYDINENNRKFARSLFVVDDIKIGEILTSKNIRSIRPNNGLHPKFYNEILGKRAKVNLKFGHPLSLDDFE from the coding sequence ATGAACTATCAATCGTCAAGACCATACATAATAGCTGAAATGTCAGCGAACCACTGCGGGGATAAAAACTTAGCTTTTAAAATAATCAAAGCAGCCAAAGAAGCTGGAGCAGACGCGGTAAAGGTGCAAACCTACACAGCCGACACTATCACCATTGACTGCAAAGACAAAATATTTATGACTAGGGAAGATGGGCTTTGGGCAGGGCAAACATTATATGATTTATACAAAAAAGCATACACTCCTTGGGAGTGGCAAAGCGAGCTAAAAATATACGCTGACGAGATTGGAATAGACTTTTTCTCAACTCCGTTTGATTTTAGCGCAGTGGATTTTTTGGAAAGCATTAACGTTCCTATGTATAAAATCGCTTCTTTTGAAGCAATTGATTATCCGCTTATCAAATATGCTGCTAAATTTAAAAAGCCCATGATAATCTCAACTGGGATTTCAAGCTTAGAAGAAATTTATGAAGCAATTGAAACTTGTAAAAGTGCAGGAAATAATGATATCACCATACTCAAATGTACTTCAAGTTATCCTGCAAAAATAGAAGACATGAACCTTGCTACTATAAAAGATATGCTTGAAAAATTTTCTCCTATGGGGGTAAAAGTTGGTCTTAGCGACCATTCTATGAGTTTAGAAGTTCCTATAACAGCAGTAGCGCTTGGGGCTAGCGTGATAGAAAAACACTTCACCATAGATAGGACTTTAGGCGGGGAAGATAGTGGTTTTTCACTAAATAGAGATGAGTTTAAAGCTATGAGTAGCGCAGTTAAAAATACTTATAAGGCGCTTGGAAGAGTGAATTATGACATAAATGAAAATAATAGAAAATTTGCTAGATCGCTTTTCGTGGTAGACGATATAAAAATAGGAGAGATTTTGACCTCTAAAAATATCAGATCTATAAGACCAAACAACGGACTTCATCCTAAATTTTATAATGAAATTTTAGGAAAAAGGGCAAAAGTAAATCTCAAATTCGGTCATCCTTTAAGCTTGGATGATTTTGAGTAA